Genomic window (Croceicoccus sp. Ery15):
CCGGAACCTCCAGCTTTATCGGCAGCGCCGATTTCGGCGGCGGCGCGGGCACGCTGGCACTGTCGGGCAATTCGTTCTTTTCCGGCGAACTGGCGAACAGCGGCAATCTGGCCGTCAGCGTTGCCAGCGGCACGCTCGACATCAACAAGCCCGCCAGCATCGCATCGCTGTCGGTCGGGGAAACCGGCATGCTGATCGCTACGCTCGACAGCGCGGCGGGTAGCGGCACGGCGATTACCGTCGCGGGCACCGCCAGCTTTGCGGATGGCGCCAAGCTGGCCCTGCGGCTGGCCGATGTCGCCACGGCAGAGGGCAGCTATAATGTGCTGACCGCCGCGTCGATCACGGGGCTCGACGATCTGGAAACGGTCGACACGCTGGTCCCCTATATGTTCAAGGCCGAAATCAGCGAGGATGCGCCCGCCAATACGCTGACGGTCGATGTCGCGCGGCGCACGGTCGCCGAACTGGGGCTCAACCGTTCGGGCGCGGCGGCCTATGACGCGGTGTTCGCCGCCTTGTCGCAGGACGAGGATATCGAAGGCAGCTTCCTGTCGATCACCGATGGCGATGCGTTCCGCCAGACCGTCGCCAGCATGCTGCCCGACCATGCGGGCGGCGTGTTCGAAGGGATCGCACAAGGCGAACGCACGCTGATCCGCCAGATGCAGGACCCGGTCAGCCCGATCATCGACGATGGCGCGTTTACCGCCACGCTCAATCTTGCGCTGTGGAACAGCGACAAGGGGCTGGGCGACAGCGGCGCCTATGATCTGCAGGGCCACGGATTTTCGCTGACCGGCGAATATGACACCGGCTTCGGCCATGTCGGCGCGACCATCGCCAGCCTGTGGAACCAGCATACCAACGGCATGGCCAGCGACGTCAAGAACAGCTCTTACGAAGTGGCGGCGCACTGGCGCGGCAATTGGGGGCCGGCTGCCGGTTTCCTGCGCGGCGCGATCGGCCGGTCGGACATCAAGAGCGAGCGCGTGTTTACCGGCACATCCGATGGCGAGAGCGTGAAACGCACGATCAAGGGTAAGTGGGACGGCGATTTCGTCAGCTTTGCGGCGGGCGCCTCGGCAGAGGGCGGCTGGCGCTATATCTTCTTCCGCCCGCAAGTGATGGTCGATTACGTCAAGCTGGACGAAGACAGCTATAGCGAGAGCGGCGGCGACGAAGCGCTCGACCTGACCGTCGACAAGCGCAGCAGCGACGAGCTGGGCCTGAGCGCGGGCATGGTGCTGGGCGCGGATCTGATGGGCATGGGTTCGCGCGACAATGGCTGGCTGCGGATCGAGACCGAAGGCGGCTGGCGCGAAGTGCTGGCGGGCGATCTGGGCGGAACCACGGCCCGCTTTGCCGACGGCGACGATTTCACGCTGCAGGGCGAGACATCGACCAGCGGCTGGTATGGCCGCCTGCGCGTGATGGGCGGCCCCGGCGGCGTCATCATGGGCGGCGAATTGTCGGCAGAGGAACGGTTCGACAACACTGCCATCGCGCTGCGCGGGAACATGCGCATCGTGTGGTAATTCCCGCGCCGTAATGGCCAATCGGGGGGCGGCGCAGCCAGCGGGCAGCGCCGCCCCTTTTTTATTCGATGTACACTCATTTCGATAATACTCGAAACAACGATTGACTCTCGCCCCGCAGATGTTCATTTCGACCATATTCGAAATAAGAGGCCGCGACCCGCACGATGAATGCCGATAACGCACTGACGGCTTTAACCGCTCTGGCACAGGAACACCGGCTCGCGCTGTTCCGTCTGCTGGTGCAGGCCGGGCAGGACGGTATGGCGGCAGGGGCCATCGCCGATGCGCTGGGCGTGCCGAACAGCTCGCTATCCTTCCACCTTTCCCAATTGCACGCCGCCGGTCTGGTCGATCAGGAGCGGCAGCACCGTTCGATCATCTATCGCGCCAATTATGCGGCGATGAACGGTCTGGTCGGCTTCCTTCTGGAAAATTGCTGCGGCGGTGCGGATTGCGTCCAGCCGCCGGTTCAATGCGAAACGGGAACACAGGCATGAACGTCGATATCGTCATCTATCACAACCCGGATTGCGGCACGTCGCGCAATGCGCTGGCCCTGATCCGCAATGCCGGGATCGAGCCGCATGTGATCGAATATCTGAAAACCCCGCCATCGCGTGCGATGCTGGAAAGCCTGATCGAACGGGCAGGCATCACGCCGCGCGCATTGCTGCGGCAA
Coding sequences:
- a CDS encoding helix-turn-helix transcriptional regulator produces the protein MNADNALTALTALAQEHRLALFRLLVQAGQDGMAAGAIADALGVPNSSLSFHLSQLHAAGLVDQERQHRSIIYRANYAAMNGLVGFLLENCCGGADCVQPPVQCETGTQA